Proteins co-encoded in one Flavobacterium sp. M31R6 genomic window:
- a CDS encoding adenine phosphoribosyltransferase, which produces MSLKKYIRDIQGFPKEGIVFKDITPLLINANARKECLEILVSTVKDKKIDKVIGVESRGFFFGILLAEELNVGFVPVRKPNKLPFETISASYDLEYGTDTLEIHTDAIQKGDRVLIHDDVLATGGTAKAVCELVERLGGIIVQCNFLMEITFLNGREKIAGNEIFAAMTY; this is translated from the coding sequence ATGAGCTTGAAAAAATATATACGTGATATTCAGGGTTTTCCAAAAGAAGGAATTGTGTTTAAAGACATCACTCCCTTGCTAATTAATGCAAATGCGAGGAAAGAATGCTTGGAAATATTGGTTTCTACAGTAAAAGACAAAAAAATTGACAAGGTAATTGGAGTTGAAAGTCGAGGTTTTTTCTTCGGGATTCTTTTGGCGGAGGAATTGAATGTAGGTTTTGTTCCAGTTCGGAAACCCAATAAATTGCCTTTCGAGACTATTTCTGCCTCTTATGATTTAGAGTATGGTACTGACACGCTTGAAATTCATACCGATGCTATACAAAAAGGAGATAGAGTTTTGATTCACGATGATGTTTTGGCTACCGGTGGAACAGCAAAAGCGGTTTGCGAATTGGTGGAACGATTGGGAGGTATAATTGTACAGTGTAATTTCCTGATGGAAATCACTTTCTTAAACGGA